A window of Castanea sativa cultivar Marrone di Chiusa Pesio chromosome 1, ASM4071231v1 contains these coding sequences:
- the LOC142622083 gene encoding ribosome biogenesis protein BOP1 homolog isoform X2, which produces MKIKEEKKKRQSVRNSKSEEAEEEQPSITERNKLKQKQKQLPSHSDSDSDSDSDPDYGSPYVSDSEDFSEDGDFDGSLSDSEAGESGSSGDEVHDVDDGLHNDQENQSNSSESHQGVEESDSSEDEVAPRNTVGDVPLVWYKDEEHIGYDLNGKKIKKRTRKDKVESFLESADDAKNWLKVYDEYNDEEVEVTKKELKLINRLLKGKAPHSDFDPYAPYVDWFKWDDAKHPLSNAPEPKRRFIPSKWESKKVVKLVRAIRMGLIKRDKPKEEQQFYHLWGDDSSSTEKANHLSFIPAPKSKLPGHEESYNPSLEYIPTQEEINSYQLMFEEDRPKFIPRRYTSLRSIPAYDNAVKDVFERCLDLYLCPRVRKKRINIDPESLKPKLPSRRDLKPYPVTCYLEYKGHTDAVVSISIEASGQWLASGSLDGTVRIWEVETGRCLRVWEFEEPVKFVAWNPLREIPIVAVSVGQEVFILNTGLGDEEEQKKIKELLHFETPVAPDDSGDKVSVASWHQDDKHEGIRLRHFKTVSSVEWHRKGDYFSTVMPAGESRAVLIHQLSKKHTQRIPFKLRGLPVSSLFHPTKKIFFISTKKNVRAYDLQKQKLIKKLETGLREVSSISVHPGGDNIIVGSREGKLCWFDMDLSSKPYRILKCHPKDITNVAFHRSYPLFASCSDDCTAYVFHGMVYSDLNQNPLIVPLEILRGHTSSNGRGVMDCKFHPRQPWLFTAGADSVIKLYCH; this is translated from the exons atgaagattaaggaggaaaagaagaaaaggcaaAGTGTTCGAAATTCCAAATCcgaagaagcagaagaagaacAGCCTTCAATCACTGAACGAAAtaaactcaaacaaaaacaaaaacaattaccATCTCATTCCGATTCTGATTCTGATTCTGATTCTGATCCTGATTACGGTTCTCCTTACGTTTCTGATTCTGAG GATTTTTCAGaggatggtgactttgatggaTCATTGAGTGATTCAGAAGCTGGAGAAAGTGGATCGTCTGGAGATGAGGTACACG ATGTTGATGATGGCTTGCACAAtgatcaagaaaatcaaagcaACAGCTCTGAATCCCATCAAGGAGTTGAAGAGAGTGATTCCTCTGAGGATGAG GTGGCTCCTCGAAATACAGTTGGAGATGTTCCCTTGGTATGGTATAAGGATGAGGAGCATATTGGATATGACCTTAATGGGAAGAAGATAAAGAAGAGAACGCGAAAAGATAAAGTAGAATCATTTCTTGAAAGTgctgatgatgcaaaaaattg GCTCAAGGTTTATGATGAGTATAATGATGAGGAAGTAGAGGTGACAAAAAAAGAGCTCAAACTTATTAATAGATTGCTCAAAGGAAAGGCACCACATTCTGACTTTGATCCTTATGCG CCATATGTTGATTGGTTTAAATGGGATGATGCCAAGCATCCACTCTCAAATGCACCGGAACCGAAGAGGCGGTTCATTCCTTCAAAATGGGAAAGTAAGAAG GTTGTTAAGCTTGTTAGAGCAATTCGTATGGGATTAATAAAGCGTGACAAGCCAAAAGAAGAACAACAATTCTATCATTTGTGGGGAGATGATTCCAGCTCAACAGAGAAGGCTAATCATTTATCTTTCATTCCCGCACCAAAGTCAAAATTACCAG GCCATGAAGAATCGTATAACCCTTCTTTAGAATACATCCCAACACAAGAAGAGATTAATTCTTATCAATTGATGTTTGAGGAAGATCGTCCTAAGTTTATACCTAGAAG GTATACATCCTTGAGAAGTATCCCAGCATATGATAATGCTGTTAAGGATGTTTTTGAACGTTGTTTGGATCTATACTTGTGCCCTAGAGTTCGGAAGAAACGT ATTAATATTGATCCAGAATCTTTGAAACCCAAACTACCAAGTCGAAGGGATCTTAAGCCTTACCCTGTTACATGTTATCTTGAGTACAAAGGTCACACGGATGCTGTTGTGTCAATTTCCATTGAAGCTTCTGGACAGTGGCTTGCTTCAG GTTCGCTTGATGGAACTGTACGAATTTGGGAGGTTGAAACTGGTAGATGTCTTAGAGTCTGGGAGTTTGAAGAACCAGTTAAATTTGTGGCTTGGAATCCTCTGCGTGAGATTCCTATTGTAGCTGTCTCTGT GGGACAAGAGGTATTTATTTTGAATACTGGTTTAGGAGATGAAGAAGAacagaaaaagataaaagaactCCTCCATTTTGAGACACCTGTAGCACCAGATGATTCTG GCGACAAGGTGTCCGTTGCAAGCTGGCATCAAGATGATAAGCATGAAGGAATCAGGTTAAGGCATTTTAAG ACAGTATCTTCAGTGGAGTGGCATCGTAAGGGAGACTACTTTTCAACAGTCATGCCAGCTG GCGAATCAAGAGCTGTTCTTATACACCAGCTCTCTAAGAAGCATACACAAAGAATTCCATTCAAGCTGCGTGGACTTCCAGTTTCATCTCTATTCCATCctacaaaaaaaatctttttcatttCAACAAAGAAGAATGTTCGTGCTTATGATCTGCAGAAACAAAAGCTTATCAAAAAGCTCGAGACTGGACTCCGTGAAGTCTCTTCCATTTCTGTTCATCCTGGGG GTGACAATATAATTGTGGGGAGCAGAGAGGGAAAATTGTGTTGGTTTGACATGGATCTTTCATCTAAACCTTACAGAATTCTAAA GTGTCATCCAAAAGATATTACCAATGTTGCCTTCCATCGCTCATATCCCCTTTTTGCTTCATGCTCTGATGACTGCACTGCATATGTTTTTCATGGCATGGTTTATTCAGATCTCAACCAGAATCCTCTTATTGTCCCACTCGAAATTCTTAGAGGCCATACAAGCTCAAATGGGAGAG GAGTAATGGATTGTAAGTTCCATCCAAGGCAGCCTTGGTTATTCACTGCTGGTGCTGATTCAGTGATCAAACTTTACTGTCATTAA
- the LOC142622776 gene encoding nifU-like protein 2, chloroplastic — translation MQTVVVNTASYCGRSLQALESPSSSSSSSSSRSSKSCGRLFRTHVSLARGYNPVRRSSRCSVQSRSRSLVVKAVATPNSALELPLTAENVETVLDEIRPYLIADGGNVALHEIDGNVVRLKLQGACGSCPSSVMTMKMGIERRLMEKMPEIVAVEPIADEESGLELNEENIEKVLEEIRPYLVGAVGGSLELVAIEEPIVKVRIMGPAAGVMTVRVAVTQKLREKIPAIAAVQLL, via the exons ATGCAAACTGTGGTGGTGAATACGGCGTCGTATTGCGGCAGATCCCTCCAAGCCCTAGAatctccctcttcctcttcttcttcctcttcttctcgcTCCTccaag AGTTGTGGGAGATTGTTTCGAACACATGTTTCTCTCGCGAGAGGGTATAATCCGGTGCGGCGGAGCTCACGCTGTTCCGTTCAATCTCGTTCACGCAGCTTAG TTGTGAAGGCTGTTGCTACTCCAAATTCAGCTTTGGAATTGCCACTAACTGCAGAGAATGTTGAAACTGTATTGGATGAAATCCGACCTTATCTAATTGCAGATGGGGGAAATGTGGCATTACATGAGATTGATGGCAATGTTGTACGGTTGAAGCTACAAGGAGCTTGTGGTTCTTGTCCTAGTTCTGTTATGACAATGAAAATGGGCATTGAGCGTCGTTTGATGGAAAAGATGCCTGAAATAGTTGCAGTGGAACCAATAGCTGATGAAGAATCTGGCCTTGAGCTGAATGAAGAAAATATAGAGAAG GTTCTTGAAGAAATCAGGCCCTATCTGGTAGGGGCAGTTGGTGGATCTCTTGAACTGGTGGCAATTGAGGAACCAATAGTCAAAGTAAGGATAATGGGACCAGCTGCAGGGGTGATGACTGTTCGTGTTGCTGTTACACAGAAACTGCGAGAGAAAATTCCAGCAATTGCAGCAGTTCAACTTCTATAA
- the LOC142622083 gene encoding ribosome biogenesis protein BOP1 homolog isoform X1 yields MKIKEEKKKRQSVRNSKSEEAEEEQPSITERNKLKQKQKQLPSHSDSDSDSDSDPDYGSPYVSDSEDFSEDGDFDGSLSDSEAGESGSSGDEGVVDSDVDDGLHNDQENQSNSSESHQGVEESDSSEDEVAPRNTVGDVPLVWYKDEEHIGYDLNGKKIKKRTRKDKVESFLESADDAKNWLKVYDEYNDEEVEVTKKELKLINRLLKGKAPHSDFDPYAPYVDWFKWDDAKHPLSNAPEPKRRFIPSKWESKKVVKLVRAIRMGLIKRDKPKEEQQFYHLWGDDSSSTEKANHLSFIPAPKSKLPGHEESYNPSLEYIPTQEEINSYQLMFEEDRPKFIPRRYTSLRSIPAYDNAVKDVFERCLDLYLCPRVRKKRINIDPESLKPKLPSRRDLKPYPVTCYLEYKGHTDAVVSISIEASGQWLASGSLDGTVRIWEVETGRCLRVWEFEEPVKFVAWNPLREIPIVAVSVGQEVFILNTGLGDEEEQKKIKELLHFETPVAPDDSGDKVSVASWHQDDKHEGIRLRHFKTVSSVEWHRKGDYFSTVMPAGESRAVLIHQLSKKHTQRIPFKLRGLPVSSLFHPTKKIFFISTKKNVRAYDLQKQKLIKKLETGLREVSSISVHPGGDNIIVGSREGKLCWFDMDLSSKPYRILKCHPKDITNVAFHRSYPLFASCSDDCTAYVFHGMVYSDLNQNPLIVPLEILRGHTSSNGRGVMDCKFHPRQPWLFTAGADSVIKLYCH; encoded by the exons atgaagattaaggaggaaaagaagaaaaggcaaAGTGTTCGAAATTCCAAATCcgaagaagcagaagaagaacAGCCTTCAATCACTGAACGAAAtaaactcaaacaaaaacaaaaacaattaccATCTCATTCCGATTCTGATTCTGATTCTGATTCTGATCCTGATTACGGTTCTCCTTACGTTTCTGATTCTGAG GATTTTTCAGaggatggtgactttgatggaTCATTGAGTGATTCAGAAGCTGGAGAAAGTGGATCGTCTGGAGATGAG GGTGTTGTCGACTCAGATGTTGATGATGGCTTGCACAAtgatcaagaaaatcaaagcaACAGCTCTGAATCCCATCAAGGAGTTGAAGAGAGTGATTCCTCTGAGGATGAG GTGGCTCCTCGAAATACAGTTGGAGATGTTCCCTTGGTATGGTATAAGGATGAGGAGCATATTGGATATGACCTTAATGGGAAGAAGATAAAGAAGAGAACGCGAAAAGATAAAGTAGAATCATTTCTTGAAAGTgctgatgatgcaaaaaattg GCTCAAGGTTTATGATGAGTATAATGATGAGGAAGTAGAGGTGACAAAAAAAGAGCTCAAACTTATTAATAGATTGCTCAAAGGAAAGGCACCACATTCTGACTTTGATCCTTATGCG CCATATGTTGATTGGTTTAAATGGGATGATGCCAAGCATCCACTCTCAAATGCACCGGAACCGAAGAGGCGGTTCATTCCTTCAAAATGGGAAAGTAAGAAG GTTGTTAAGCTTGTTAGAGCAATTCGTATGGGATTAATAAAGCGTGACAAGCCAAAAGAAGAACAACAATTCTATCATTTGTGGGGAGATGATTCCAGCTCAACAGAGAAGGCTAATCATTTATCTTTCATTCCCGCACCAAAGTCAAAATTACCAG GCCATGAAGAATCGTATAACCCTTCTTTAGAATACATCCCAACACAAGAAGAGATTAATTCTTATCAATTGATGTTTGAGGAAGATCGTCCTAAGTTTATACCTAGAAG GTATACATCCTTGAGAAGTATCCCAGCATATGATAATGCTGTTAAGGATGTTTTTGAACGTTGTTTGGATCTATACTTGTGCCCTAGAGTTCGGAAGAAACGT ATTAATATTGATCCAGAATCTTTGAAACCCAAACTACCAAGTCGAAGGGATCTTAAGCCTTACCCTGTTACATGTTATCTTGAGTACAAAGGTCACACGGATGCTGTTGTGTCAATTTCCATTGAAGCTTCTGGACAGTGGCTTGCTTCAG GTTCGCTTGATGGAACTGTACGAATTTGGGAGGTTGAAACTGGTAGATGTCTTAGAGTCTGGGAGTTTGAAGAACCAGTTAAATTTGTGGCTTGGAATCCTCTGCGTGAGATTCCTATTGTAGCTGTCTCTGT GGGACAAGAGGTATTTATTTTGAATACTGGTTTAGGAGATGAAGAAGAacagaaaaagataaaagaactCCTCCATTTTGAGACACCTGTAGCACCAGATGATTCTG GCGACAAGGTGTCCGTTGCAAGCTGGCATCAAGATGATAAGCATGAAGGAATCAGGTTAAGGCATTTTAAG ACAGTATCTTCAGTGGAGTGGCATCGTAAGGGAGACTACTTTTCAACAGTCATGCCAGCTG GCGAATCAAGAGCTGTTCTTATACACCAGCTCTCTAAGAAGCATACACAAAGAATTCCATTCAAGCTGCGTGGACTTCCAGTTTCATCTCTATTCCATCctacaaaaaaaatctttttcatttCAACAAAGAAGAATGTTCGTGCTTATGATCTGCAGAAACAAAAGCTTATCAAAAAGCTCGAGACTGGACTCCGTGAAGTCTCTTCCATTTCTGTTCATCCTGGGG GTGACAATATAATTGTGGGGAGCAGAGAGGGAAAATTGTGTTGGTTTGACATGGATCTTTCATCTAAACCTTACAGAATTCTAAA GTGTCATCCAAAAGATATTACCAATGTTGCCTTCCATCGCTCATATCCCCTTTTTGCTTCATGCTCTGATGACTGCACTGCATATGTTTTTCATGGCATGGTTTATTCAGATCTCAACCAGAATCCTCTTATTGTCCCACTCGAAATTCTTAGAGGCCATACAAGCTCAAATGGGAGAG GAGTAATGGATTGTAAGTTCCATCCAAGGCAGCCTTGGTTATTCACTGCTGGTGCTGATTCAGTGATCAAACTTTACTGTCATTAA
- the LOC142622344 gene encoding uncharacterized protein LOC142622344, translating into MEPFSLPQSPTPDYSSNVDTSSPFRSVKEAVAILSERLLLGEMYSPSPKPYNVNVGDIFSPSPKPYNVNVGEIFSPSPKPYNVNIVPNTTRNLVFSDDDSPTRNLVFSDNKREDESLVLDALKKLEAELEETKVELKMLKERESETEVALASLNAELHKNMSKLAKAEAAAATNALIVNRNREVREEERKRELMIRMEDSTTLAQILSLGEEGYFGGKVHEKKAMKKKPIIPLVGDLFSRKKRSSKTMQNPLYSSPNLYN; encoded by the coding sequence ATGGAGCCCTTTTCTCTTCCTCAAAGCCCAACCCCAGATTATAGCTCCAACGTTGACACTTCCAGTCCCTTCCGATCTGTCAAAGAAGCCGTCGCCATTTTGAGCGAGCGCCTTCTTCTCGGAGAAATGTACTCACCATCTCCAAAGCCTTATAATGTGAATGTAGGAGACATATTCTCACCATCTCCAAAGCCTTATAATGTGAATGTAGGAGAAATATTCTCACCATCTCCAAAGCCTTATAATGTGAATATAGTTCCAAACACTACAAGAAATTTGGTATTTAGCGATGACGACAGCCCTACAAGAAACTTGGTCTTTAGCGACAACAAAAGAGAAGATGAAAGCTTGGTTTTAGACGCTCTAAAGAAGCTTGAAGCTGAGCTAGAGGAAACAAAGGTGGAGTTGAAGAtgttaaaagagagagagtctgAAACCGAGGTTGCATTGGCTTCTTTAAATGCTGAGCTTCACAAGAACATGTCAAAGTTGGCCAAAGCCGAGGCAGCTGCTGCAACAAATGCATTGATAGTAAACAGAAACAGAGAAGttagagaggaagagaggaagagagagttgaTGATTAGAATGGAGGACTCGACCACTTTGGCTCAGATATTAAGTTTAGGTGAGGAAGGTTATTTTGGAGGGAAAGTGCATGAGAAGAAGGCGATGAAGAAGAAGCCTATTATTCCTTTGGTGGGAGATTTGTTTTCAAGGAAGAAACGGTCTTCTAAAACCATGCAAAACCCTCTATATTCATCTCCCAACTTGTATAATTGA
- the LOC142622092 gene encoding protein NRT1/ PTR FAMILY 1.1-like, which translates to MDQLVAEESMETPSNQNTTEQSLRPSRKGGFRTMPFIIVNESFEKVASYGLMPNMIFYLLNGYHIETANGTSILFMWSAISNALAIVGAFLSDSFLGRFWVIALGSFCSLLGMTLLWLTAVIPKLKPPPCAQFSSNCGSASPGQLIVLLSSFGLMSIGAGCIRPCSMAFGADQLDKKDNPKNERLLQSFFSWYYASIGVSTVLALTIIVYIQDHLGWKVGFGVPAILMAVSALMFLFGSSLYVKVKVEKSLFTGFIQVLVAAFRKRNLPLSAKNVEYHYGKGPNLTAPTDKLRCLNKACIIRDPQKDLNLEGSPINPWNLCTIDQVESLKALLRVIPMWSTGFMILVSLNQNSFSTLQASMMDRHLGPKIQIPAGSFTVFTIITLTIWVAIYDRAIVPLLAKLTGNPRGLGTKMRMGIGLVLSALAMAVSAIVENIRRKIAIDQGLADQPRMVIDMSAMWLIPQYCLFGLAEAFNAIGQIEFYFSQFPRNMSSIAMALFTLGMAVANLVGSFLVKIVDKATKKGGNESWLSRNLNKGHLDYYYWLITIMCVVNFVYFLGCCWAYGPIEDARAEMKDNRLEKMESKEDVCKTRTPPSV; encoded by the exons ATGGATCAGCTAGTTGCAGAGGAGAGCATGGAAACTCCTTCAAACCAAAATACAACAGAGCAATCATTAAGACCCAGCAGAAAGGGTGGCTTTAGAACCATGCCCTTCATCATAG TGAATGAATCATTTGAGAAAGTAGCCAGCTACGGACTGATGCCGAACATGATCTTCTATTTGCTGAACGGATATCACATTGAGACTGCAAATGGAACAAGCATATTGTTCATGTGGTCAGCCATATCCAATGCCCTAGCTATTGTGGGCGCTTTCCTCTCTGATTCTTTCTTGGGCCGGTTCTGGGTCATCGCCTTGGGATCCTTCTGTAGCCTTCTG GGCATGACACTGCTATGGCTAACAGCCGTAATTCCAAAGTTAAAGCCCCCTCCTTGTGCCCAATTTAGCAGCAATTGCGGCTCAGCCAGTCCTGGTCAACTCATTGTCTTGCTATCCTCTTTCGGGCTCATGTCCATTGGTGCTGGCTGCATCAGACCATGTTCCATGGCCTTTGGTGCAGACCAGTTGGACAAGAAAGACAACCCCAAAAATGAGAGACTTTTACAGAGCTTCTTCAGTTGGTACTATGCATCAATAGGAGTTTCAACAGTTCTTGCATTGACTATCATTGTCTATATTCAAGACCACTTGGGATGGAAAGTTGGTTTTGGAGTTCCAGCAATTCTAATGGCGGTTTCAGCCTTAATGTTCTTGTTTGGCTCTTCTCTTTATGTAAAAGTGAAGGTTGAAAAAAGCTTGTTTACTGGTTTTATTCAAGTATTAGTGGCTGCCTTTAGGAAAAGAAATCTTCCACTCTCGGCCAAGAATGTAGAGTACCATTATGGCAAAGGCCCAAACCTCACTGCTCCAACTGATAAACTAAG GTGTCTCAACAAAGCTTGCATTATCAGAGATCCTCAGAAAGACTTAAACCTAGAAGGCTCACCTATTAATCCATGGAACCTCTGCACAATAGATCAAGTAGAATCACTCAAAGCACTGCTGAGAGTCATCCCCATGTGGTCTACTGGTTTCATGATACTAGTTAGTTTGAATCAAAACTCATTTTCCACACTCCAAGCTAGCATGATGGACCGACACCTTGGTCCCAAGATTCAAATTCCAGCAGGATCATTCACTGTGTTCACAATTATCACATTAACTATCTGGGTTGCCATATATGACCGTGCCATTGTTCCATTGCTAGCAAAGCTTACCGGAAATCCACGTGGGCTTGGAACAAAAATGCGCATGGGAATTGGATTAGTACTATCTGCCTTGGCCATGGCTGTGTCTGCGATAGTTGAGAACATAAGGAGGAAAATTGCCATTGATCAAGGCCTTGCTGATCAGCCAAGGATGGTGATAGACATGTCTGCAATGTGGCTAATTCCACAATATTGCTTGTTTGGGTTGGCCGAGGCTTTCAATGCAATTGGCCAGATTGAATTCTATTTCTCTCAGTTTCCAAGGAACATGTCAAGTATTGCAATGGCTCTTTTCACGCTGGGAATGGCTGTGGCTAACTTGGTGGGTAGTTTTCTGGTGAAGATTGTTGATAAAGCTACAAAGAAAGGAGGGAATGAGAGTTGGCTTTCTAGGAATCTGAATAAGGGTCACTTGGATTATTACTATTGGCTCATCACCATAATGTGTGTagttaattttgtatattttcttgGTTGTTGTTGGGCTTATGGACCTATTGAGGATGCAAGGGCTGAAATGAAGGACAATAGGCTAGAAAAAATGGAAAGTAAAGAAGATGTGTGCAAAACAAGAACACCACCCTCGGTTTGA
- the LOC142622083 gene encoding ribosome biogenesis protein BOP1 homolog isoform X3, producing the protein MRYTGVVDSDVDDGLHNDQENQSNSSESHQGVEESDSSEDEVAPRNTVGDVPLVWYKDEEHIGYDLNGKKIKKRTRKDKVESFLESADDAKNWLKVYDEYNDEEVEVTKKELKLINRLLKGKAPHSDFDPYAPYVDWFKWDDAKHPLSNAPEPKRRFIPSKWESKKVVKLVRAIRMGLIKRDKPKEEQQFYHLWGDDSSSTEKANHLSFIPAPKSKLPGHEESYNPSLEYIPTQEEINSYQLMFEEDRPKFIPRRYTSLRSIPAYDNAVKDVFERCLDLYLCPRVRKKRINIDPESLKPKLPSRRDLKPYPVTCYLEYKGHTDAVVSISIEASGQWLASGSLDGTVRIWEVETGRCLRVWEFEEPVKFVAWNPLREIPIVAVSVGQEVFILNTGLGDEEEQKKIKELLHFETPVAPDDSGDKVSVASWHQDDKHEGIRLRHFKTVSSVEWHRKGDYFSTVMPAGESRAVLIHQLSKKHTQRIPFKLRGLPVSSLFHPTKKIFFISTKKNVRAYDLQKQKLIKKLETGLREVSSISVHPGGDNIIVGSREGKLCWFDMDLSSKPYRILKCHPKDITNVAFHRSYPLFASCSDDCTAYVFHGMVYSDLNQNPLIVPLEILRGHTSSNGRGVMDCKFHPRQPWLFTAGADSVIKLYCH; encoded by the exons ATGAGGTACACG GGTGTTGTCGACTCAGATGTTGATGATGGCTTGCACAAtgatcaagaaaatcaaagcaACAGCTCTGAATCCCATCAAGGAGTTGAAGAGAGTGATTCCTCTGAGGATGAG GTGGCTCCTCGAAATACAGTTGGAGATGTTCCCTTGGTATGGTATAAGGATGAGGAGCATATTGGATATGACCTTAATGGGAAGAAGATAAAGAAGAGAACGCGAAAAGATAAAGTAGAATCATTTCTTGAAAGTgctgatgatgcaaaaaattg GCTCAAGGTTTATGATGAGTATAATGATGAGGAAGTAGAGGTGACAAAAAAAGAGCTCAAACTTATTAATAGATTGCTCAAAGGAAAGGCACCACATTCTGACTTTGATCCTTATGCG CCATATGTTGATTGGTTTAAATGGGATGATGCCAAGCATCCACTCTCAAATGCACCGGAACCGAAGAGGCGGTTCATTCCTTCAAAATGGGAAAGTAAGAAG GTTGTTAAGCTTGTTAGAGCAATTCGTATGGGATTAATAAAGCGTGACAAGCCAAAAGAAGAACAACAATTCTATCATTTGTGGGGAGATGATTCCAGCTCAACAGAGAAGGCTAATCATTTATCTTTCATTCCCGCACCAAAGTCAAAATTACCAG GCCATGAAGAATCGTATAACCCTTCTTTAGAATACATCCCAACACAAGAAGAGATTAATTCTTATCAATTGATGTTTGAGGAAGATCGTCCTAAGTTTATACCTAGAAG GTATACATCCTTGAGAAGTATCCCAGCATATGATAATGCTGTTAAGGATGTTTTTGAACGTTGTTTGGATCTATACTTGTGCCCTAGAGTTCGGAAGAAACGT ATTAATATTGATCCAGAATCTTTGAAACCCAAACTACCAAGTCGAAGGGATCTTAAGCCTTACCCTGTTACATGTTATCTTGAGTACAAAGGTCACACGGATGCTGTTGTGTCAATTTCCATTGAAGCTTCTGGACAGTGGCTTGCTTCAG GTTCGCTTGATGGAACTGTACGAATTTGGGAGGTTGAAACTGGTAGATGTCTTAGAGTCTGGGAGTTTGAAGAACCAGTTAAATTTGTGGCTTGGAATCCTCTGCGTGAGATTCCTATTGTAGCTGTCTCTGT GGGACAAGAGGTATTTATTTTGAATACTGGTTTAGGAGATGAAGAAGAacagaaaaagataaaagaactCCTCCATTTTGAGACACCTGTAGCACCAGATGATTCTG GCGACAAGGTGTCCGTTGCAAGCTGGCATCAAGATGATAAGCATGAAGGAATCAGGTTAAGGCATTTTAAG ACAGTATCTTCAGTGGAGTGGCATCGTAAGGGAGACTACTTTTCAACAGTCATGCCAGCTG GCGAATCAAGAGCTGTTCTTATACACCAGCTCTCTAAGAAGCATACACAAAGAATTCCATTCAAGCTGCGTGGACTTCCAGTTTCATCTCTATTCCATCctacaaaaaaaatctttttcatttCAACAAAGAAGAATGTTCGTGCTTATGATCTGCAGAAACAAAAGCTTATCAAAAAGCTCGAGACTGGACTCCGTGAAGTCTCTTCCATTTCTGTTCATCCTGGGG GTGACAATATAATTGTGGGGAGCAGAGAGGGAAAATTGTGTTGGTTTGACATGGATCTTTCATCTAAACCTTACAGAATTCTAAA GTGTCATCCAAAAGATATTACCAATGTTGCCTTCCATCGCTCATATCCCCTTTTTGCTTCATGCTCTGATGACTGCACTGCATATGTTTTTCATGGCATGGTTTATTCAGATCTCAACCAGAATCCTCTTATTGTCCCACTCGAAATTCTTAGAGGCCATACAAGCTCAAATGGGAGAG GAGTAATGGATTGTAAGTTCCATCCAAGGCAGCCTTGGTTATTCACTGCTGGTGCTGATTCAGTGATCAAACTTTACTGTCATTAA